The uncultured Cohaesibacter sp. genomic sequence GGCGGCAGGGCTGCTTGGGATCGAACCAATTTAGTGAATGAATACGCGTGTGTTATTCTTGCCGTTGACTTCCACCAGATCGAAAAGCTCTTTGGCATTGTCCGGATGCAGACGGATGCAGCCGTGGGAAGCTGGCGTGCCCAGCGATTTCAACGCTGAGGTGCCATGAATGGCATAACCGCGATAGAAGAAGATGGAGTAAGGCATTGGTGCGTTGTTATATTCTTTCGAGCGGTAGGTTTCATACATCCGCGTTGGGCGATAGAGCCCTTCAGGTGTATCAAAACCATCTCGCGCAGAAGAAATCGGCCAGGTGTGCTTTTTCCAACCATTGACCGAGACAACCATTTTCTGCTTG encodes the following:
- a CDS encoding L,D-transpeptidase — its product is MLARGHSLISFLKTQFIAPLSKAVALGLVLTAILGAAPSFATANNVVQIRVDLAKQKMVVSVNGWKKHTWPISSARDGFDTPEGLYRPTRMYETYRSKEYNNAPMPYSIFFYRGYAIHGTSALKSLGTPASHGCIRLHPDNAKELFDLVEVNGKNNTRVFIH